In one window of Opitutus sp. GAS368 DNA:
- the rpsH gene encoding 30S ribosomal protein S8, protein MTDPISDFLTHLRNASKAGLAVCVSPHSQLKESLANILKKEGYVRDVATGTDERGHKTVVVTMKYVDSAPVITGLKRSSTPGRRLYSGYSEIPRVLNGLGIAIISTSKGLMKDQDARRNKLGGELVCTVW, encoded by the coding sequence ATGACAGACCCGATCAGTGATTTCCTGACCCACCTCCGCAATGCGTCGAAGGCCGGTCTCGCCGTGTGCGTCTCCCCGCACTCCCAGCTCAAGGAGAGCCTGGCGAACATCCTCAAGAAAGAGGGCTACGTCCGTGACGTCGCCACCGGCACCGACGAGCGCGGCCACAAGACCGTCGTCGTCACCATGAAATATGTCGACAGCGCCCCGGTCATCACCGGCCTCAAGCGCTCGTCCACCCCGGGCCGCCGCCTCTATTCCGGCTACTCCGAGATTCCCCGCGTCCTCAACGGCCTGGGCATCGCGATCATTTCCACCTCCAAGGGTCTCATGAAGGACCAGGACGCCCGCCGCAACAAACTCGGCGGAGAACTCGTCTGCACCGTCTGGTAA
- the rpsN gene encoding 30S ribosomal protein S14 produces the protein MPKTSAIERNKKRIRLVEKHAVKRAELKAILANPATTDDEFFAAQKKLAKLPRNSSKVRIRNRCSLSGRPRGFHRRFGVSRITLRELALAGKIPGVTKSSW, from the coding sequence ATGCCGAAAACTTCCGCCATCGAACGTAACAAGAAGCGCATCCGCCTCGTCGAGAAGCACGCCGTCAAGCGCGCCGAGCTGAAGGCCATCCTCGCCAATCCGGCGACGACGGACGACGAGTTCTTCGCCGCCCAGAAGAAGCTGGCCAAGCTGCCGCGCAACTCCTCCAAGGTCCGCATCCGCAACCGCTGCTCGCTCAGCGGCCGGCCCCGCGGCTTCCACCGTCGCTTCGGCGTCTCCCGCATCACGCTCCGCGAGCTCGCGCTCGCCGGCAAGATCCCGGGCGTAACCAAGTCCTCCTGGTAA
- the rplE gene encoding 50S ribosomal protein L5: MSKQPTPLQKHYAESVVPALMAARGYKNKHQIPKLEKIVINTGISSEADKNQIADTARDIALIAGQKPVLNRSKKAIANFKLKPNQVTGCHVTLRGENMWHFLMRLLAVALPTIRDFRGVPNKLDGQGNYTIGITDFTIFPEIVVENNKRSMGMDITLVTSAETDEEARELLKALGMPFRRIEPAAPAKTSAA, translated from the coding sequence ATGAGCAAACAACCCACTCCTCTCCAGAAACACTACGCCGAGTCCGTCGTCCCGGCCTTGATGGCCGCCCGCGGCTACAAGAACAAGCACCAGATCCCGAAGCTCGAGAAGATCGTGATCAACACCGGCATCAGCTCCGAGGCGGACAAGAACCAGATCGCCGACACCGCGCGCGACATCGCCCTCATCGCCGGCCAGAAGCCCGTGCTCAACCGCTCGAAGAAGGCCATCGCCAACTTCAAGCTGAAGCCCAACCAGGTCACCGGCTGCCATGTCACCCTGCGCGGCGAGAACATGTGGCACTTCCTCATGCGCCTGCTCGCCGTGGCGCTGCCCACCATCCGCGACTTCCGCGGCGTGCCCAACAAGCTCGACGGCCAGGGCAACTACACCATCGGCATCACCGATTTCACCATCTTCCCGGAGATCGTCGTCGAGAACAACAAGCGCTCCATGGGCATGGACATCACCCTCGTGACCTCCGCCGAGACCGACGAGGAGGCCCGCGAGCTGCTCAAGGCCCTCGGCATGCCCTTCCGCCGCATCGAGCCCGCCGCCCCCGCCAAGACTTCCGCCGCCTAA